A single Nitrospirota bacterium DNA region contains:
- a CDS encoding GAF domain-containing protein: MHNLEGKTFFDDIRRSVKISYFVASVIPLALLVYFSIKYVYPYITHGDISKVPVNIGILLVLAVVVSVLGLLLSTKATDSSIASAQELNKKINSLFAITKQFRETIYPDVLLQKIVESAMELTAAGSGTLLLYDEQGHLRFKVTAGKDFEKINFKSLKSDDGIAGWVAETGKPAMINDASKDNRYNPEFDHETGIKTVSVLCVPLISSNETIGVLELRNNRRGEFTAQDEALLHSLADQASISIVQHGIKERQHMDFIQITEVLVSAQDYMQNRKGHVRKVANYANLIGKQMEFSEAELKRLYHAALLHDIGMLKIGASEQWDKDKIMLHPKLGHDLLKPISLWSGSADIVLCHHEKYDGTGYPLSKGKDDIPLAARILAVADTFDVLTSSYSFKKQLDCEAAVKEIETYSGTQFDPLVVEALKSAVSSDEIIKRINQSTKPE; encoded by the coding sequence ATGCACAATCTTGAGGGCAAAACTTTTTTTGATGACATCCGCCGCTCCGTCAAAATCTCGTATTTTGTCGCGTCCGTAATTCCACTGGCCCTGCTCGTATATTTTTCCATAAAGTACGTCTACCCTTATATCACCCACGGCGATATTTCAAAAGTGCCTGTTAATATCGGCATACTGCTTGTGCTTGCCGTTGTCGTGTCAGTCCTCGGATTGCTCCTTTCGACAAAGGCGACCGACTCATCGATCGCCTCCGCCCAGGAGCTGAACAAAAAGATAAACAGCCTCTTTGCCATAACAAAGCAGTTCCGGGAAACCATTTATCCTGACGTCCTGCTGCAGAAGATCGTGGAGTCCGCGATGGAACTCACAGCCGCAGGATCAGGAACTCTGCTCCTCTATGACGAGCAGGGACATCTCAGGTTTAAAGTGACCGCGGGCAAGGACTTTGAGAAGATCAATTTTAAGAGCCTGAAATCCGATGACGGTATTGCCGGGTGGGTCGCGGAAACGGGAAAGCCGGCGATGATCAACGATGCATCAAAAGACAACCGGTACAACCCTGAGTTCGACCATGAAACCGGCATTAAGACTGTGTCTGTTCTGTGCGTCCCGCTTATTTCTTCAAACGAAACAATAGGCGTTCTTGAATTGAGAAACAACCGGCGGGGTGAGTTTACGGCCCAGGACGAGGCCCTGCTTCACAGCCTTGCCGACCAGGCAAGCATCTCAATTGTGCAGCATGGAATAAAAGAACGGCAGCATATGGACTTTATCCAAATAACCGAGGTCCTTGTCAGCGCGCAGGATTATATGCAGAACAGGAAAGGACACGTCAGAAAGGTTGCAAACTACGCAAACCTCATCGGCAAACAGATGGAGTTCTCAGAGGCCGAACTGAAAAGGCTGTATCATGCGGCACTTCTTCACGACATCGGGATGCTGAAGATAGGCGCGAGCGAACAGTGGGACAAAGACAAAATAATGCTGCATCCGAAACTTGGCCATGACCTGCTTAAACCCATTTCCCTCTGGAGCGGTTCCGCCGATATCGTCCTGTGCCATCATGAAAAATATGACGGGACAGGTTACCCTTTGTCAAAGGGAAAAGATGACATCCCTCTTGCCGCAAGGATATTGGCAGTGGCGGACACCTTTGACGTGCTGACAAGCAGCTATTCATTCAAGAAACAGCTCGATTGCGAAGCTGCCGTAAAAGAGATCGAGACATATTCAGGCACACAGTTTGACCCCCTTGTCGTAGAGGCGTTAAAGTCAGCGGTATCAAGTGATGAAATTATCAAACGCATCAACCAGTCAACTAAGCCGGAATGA
- the malQ gene encoding 4-alpha-glucanotransferase, translating to MEKRGSGILLHITSLPSSYGIGDFGSEAYLFADFLAETHQSYWQILPLTLTSTAYGNSPYSSFSAFAGNVLLISPERMLKDGFLSEADIQSPPEFPRDMVDFAAVTKYKEKLFRTAFKKTKDKLADHNDFQKFCGENTHWLDNYCLFISIKNHLKGIDWGRWPEELRDRKESALKEWTGKLHDNIQQEKFLQYVFFTQWNALKNYCDSINIKIFGDIPIYVNYDSADVWANPEIFSLDKEKKPVYVAGVPPDYFSSTGQLWGHPVYKWDVIKKTKYSWWLQRVEHNLKLYHIFRLDHFRGFVGYWEVPASEKTAINGKWVSAPADDFFSTLFKHFPQISIVAEDLGIITPDVREIMKKFGFPGMKVLLFAFGEELPANPYAPHHHVKNCVVYTGTHDNNTVKGWFKKELDVEGKKRVSDYIGHEATDKAIHWDIIRLAMMSVADMVIIPMQDILGLGEKDRMNLPASPEGNWEWRLAQEQITPPLAKKFLEITKIYGRG from the coding sequence ATGGAAAAAAGAGGCAGCGGGATTCTTCTCCACATAACATCTCTTCCGTCTTCTTACGGCATAGGAGACTTCGGGTCCGAGGCGTATTTGTTCGCCGATTTTTTAGCTGAAACGCATCAGAGCTACTGGCAGATACTGCCTTTGACCCTGACGAGCACTGCGTACGGGAACTCTCCTTACAGCAGTTTCTCGGCCTTTGCCGGGAATGTTCTTTTGATAAGCCCTGAGAGGATGCTCAAGGACGGCTTTCTGTCTGAAGCCGATATTCAATCCCCCCCTGAATTTCCAAGGGACATGGTAGATTTTGCCGCGGTCACCAAATATAAAGAAAAGCTTTTCCGCACGGCCTTCAAAAAAACCAAAGATAAGCTTGCAGACCATAATGACTTTCAGAAATTCTGCGGCGAAAATACGCACTGGCTTGATAACTACTGCCTGTTTATTTCGATTAAAAACCATTTAAAAGGAATTGACTGGGGCAGATGGCCTGAGGAGCTGAGGGACAGAAAGGAAAGCGCATTAAAAGAATGGACCGGGAAATTGCACGACAATATCCAGCAGGAGAAATTCCTGCAATATGTTTTTTTCACTCAGTGGAACGCGCTCAAAAATTACTGCGACAGCATAAACATAAAAATATTCGGCGACATTCCCATATATGTGAATTACGACAGCGCCGATGTCTGGGCCAACCCTGAGATATTCAGCCTGGACAAAGAAAAAAAGCCAGTGTATGTCGCAGGCGTGCCGCCGGATTATTTCAGCTCCACGGGACAGTTGTGGGGCCACCCGGTCTATAAATGGGACGTGATCAAAAAAACAAAGTACTCATGGTGGCTGCAGCGCGTTGAACACAACCTGAAACTTTATCATATCTTCAGGCTTGATCATTTCAGGGGTTTTGTCGGCTACTGGGAAGTGCCTGCTTCGGAGAAGACCGCGATAAACGGCAAATGGGTCAGCGCTCCGGCGGATGATTTTTTCAGTACGCTGTTCAAACACTTCCCGCAGATCTCCATCGTTGCCGAAGACCTCGGCATCATAACCCCGGACGTGCGGGAGATAATGAAGAAGTTCGGGTTCCCCGGTATGAAGGTGCTGTTATTCGCGTTTGGAGAAGAGCTGCCCGCTAATCCCTACGCACCGCACCACCATGTGAAAAACTGCGTTGTTTACACAGGCACGCACGACAACAACACGGTCAAAGGATGGTTTAAGAAGGAGCTGGATGTTGAAGGCAAAAAAAGGGTCTCTGATTATATAGGGCATGAAGCAACCGACAAAGCCATTCACTGGGACATCATCAGGCTTGCCATGATGTCTGTAGCAGACATGGTCATTATACCCATGCAGGACATCCTCGGGCTTGGCGAAAAGGACAGGATGAACCTTCCGGCAAGTCCTGAGGGCAACTGGGAGTGGCGACTGGCGCAGGAGCAGATCACCCCGCCGCTTGCTAAAAAGTTTTTGGAGATCACAAAAATTTACGGCAGGGGCTAA
- a CDS encoding response regulator produces the protein MKKLKVLVADATASVRQFIKYALEDSFPDIDIDMAPNGRNVQQRLEDTRFDLVIYDSDMPFLSGDALLEWLRKHDTLKTTPFIMMSANSDGECLKKAVHLGADAYLVKPLLREHLIAKVKEILSKNGKDSIDRRKDPRFSADGGIFIRFKPHNSRGRLVNAGMGGVLSLFDSKDAVPHILDKVVLSIEQDNKQNIEGIEGVVVRIEVIGTVARARQIQVAVKFIDEISEETKKGISALAASLNY, from the coding sequence ATGAAAAAATTGAAGGTTTTAGTAGCTGATGCCACAGCGTCTGTAAGACAATTCATAAAATATGCCCTTGAGGATTCTTTCCCGGATATTGATATTGATATGGCGCCCAACGGAAGAAATGTGCAGCAGAGGCTCGAAGATACACGTTTTGACCTTGTCATCTATGACAGTGATATGCCTTTTTTAAGCGGCGATGCGCTTCTGGAATGGCTGCGAAAACATGACACATTAAAAACTACCCCTTTCATAATGATGTCTGCCAACAGTGACGGTGAATGTCTTAAGAAGGCTGTACACTTAGGGGCGGACGCTTATCTTGTCAAACCGTTATTGAGGGAACATCTGATTGCCAAGGTCAAGGAGATCTTAAGCAAAAATGGGAAGGACTCTATTGACAGGAGAAAGGACCCGAGGTTTAGTGCGGATGGCGGCATATTCATAAGGTTCAAACCACATAACAGCAGGGGCAGGCTTGTAAATGCCGGTATGGGAGGGGTGCTGAGTTTGTTCGACAGTAAAGATGCCGTGCCTCATATACTTGACAAGGTTGTTTTAAGCATAGAACAGGACAATAAACAAAATATTGAAGGGATCGAAGGGGTAGTTGTGAGAATTGAAGTTATCGGTACCGTTGCCAGGGCCCGGCAGATCCAGGTTGCGGTGAAATTCATAGACGAGATCAGCGAAGAAACGAAAAAGGGGATTTCTGCCCTGGCTGCTTCGTTAAACTATTAG
- a CDS encoding DUF3536 domain-containing protein, whose amino-acid sequence MDRYICVHGHFYQPPRENPWLEEIEFQDSAYPYHDWNERITAECYAPNAASRILDKEEKIVDIVNIYSKISFDFGPTLLSWLERHKPDVYEAILEADRLSMKRFSGHGSAIAHGYNHIILPLANRRDKYTQITWGIKDFERRFKRFPEGMWLPEAAVDKETLEVLVSLGIKFTVLAPRQAQRVRKSGEAVNWNDVRGERVDPTTAYTCVLPSGRNIDIFFYDGPISRDISFGGLLNNGEGFARKLLSAFYDQRKWPQLVHTATDGETFGHHHRFGDMALSYALHYIESNRLAKITNYGEYLEKHSPDHVVDIFENSSWSCVHGVERWRNNCGCNSGMHPGWTQAWRKPLRDALDWLRDSLIPVYSEEASKYFHNPWDARNDYIGVMLDRSHESIENFLTMHAVRELSKKEKMTALKLLEIQRNIMLSYTSCGWFFDEVSGIETVQIMQYASKAIQYAEELRGLKLEEGFLKYLEKAPSNVYKNAVVPYGMFVKNAKSDLLRVGAHYSISSIFEEYPEKMKIYCYTTKSEVYNKREAGKLKLATGKANISSDVTWDEMTISFAVLHLGDHNINAGVKEFSRAEDFAVMQAEITEAFEKGDIPELIRHMDKHFDGNIFSLWHLFRDEQKKVLDQVLHQTYEGVEASYRHIYEDNSTIMNFYQSLLHRIPRPFLSAAEYIINTDMKRIFEKEDLNIDELKKLMDEIKRWSIPLDTTTIGFVASSWITSVMERLSQQHEDVSLFEKIDTALELLKPLSLPLNLWKAQNIYFSIGRNHLDKMKEWAAKGDSLGRKWVEGFSKLGYYLHVKI is encoded by the coding sequence ATGGATAGATACATTTGCGTTCACGGACATTTCTACCAGCCCCCGAGGGAAAACCCCTGGCTTGAGGAGATAGAATTTCAGGACAGCGCCTATCCGTATCATGACTGGAACGAGCGGATAACCGCGGAGTGTTACGCCCCGAACGCTGCGTCCCGCATCCTCGACAAAGAAGAGAAGATTGTCGATATCGTAAATATTTACTCGAAGATAAGTTTTGATTTCGGCCCTACCCTCCTTTCGTGGCTTGAGCGGCATAAGCCGGATGTGTATGAGGCGATCCTCGAAGCCGACAGGCTCAGCATGAAGAGGTTTTCAGGGCACGGCTCTGCCATCGCGCACGGATACAATCACATAATATTGCCCCTCGCCAACAGGAGGGACAAGTACACCCAGATAACCTGGGGGATAAAAGATTTTGAAAGAAGGTTCAAGAGATTCCCCGAAGGTATGTGGCTCCCGGAGGCTGCCGTAGATAAAGAGACCCTTGAGGTGCTGGTCAGCCTCGGCATTAAATTCACGGTACTTGCCCCGAGGCAGGCCCAGAGGGTGCGCAAATCCGGGGAGGCCGTCAACTGGAACGACGTGAGAGGGGAAAGGGTCGACCCGACAACCGCGTATACCTGCGTGCTCCCTTCCGGCAGGAACATAGACATTTTCTTCTATGACGGCCCCATCTCCCGCGACATATCATTCGGAGGCCTGTTAAACAACGGCGAGGGCTTTGCAAGAAAACTGCTCTCAGCATTTTATGATCAGAGGAAATGGCCGCAGCTTGTGCATACGGCAACCGACGGAGAGACGTTCGGACATCACCACCGCTTTGGAGACATGGCGCTCTCATACGCGCTGCATTACATCGAATCCAACAGGCTTGCGAAGATCACAAACTACGGCGAGTACCTTGAAAAACACTCGCCGGACCACGTTGTAGATATTTTTGAAAACTCATCATGGAGCTGCGTCCACGGTGTTGAAAGATGGCGCAATAACTGCGGATGCAATTCAGGGATGCACCCCGGCTGGACACAGGCATGGAGAAAGCCCCTGCGTGATGCGCTGGACTGGCTGCGCGACAGCCTTATCCCGGTTTACAGTGAAGAGGCCTCAAAATACTTCCATAATCCATGGGACGCAAGAAATGATTATATCGGCGTCATGCTCGACAGGTCGCATGAGAGCATAGAAAATTTTCTGACAATGCACGCCGTCAGGGAACTTTCAAAAAAAGAAAAGATGACCGCGCTGAAGCTCCTGGAGATACAGAGGAACATTATGCTTTCGTACACAAGCTGCGGCTGGTTCTTTGACGAGGTTTCGGGCATTGAGACCGTACAGATAATGCAATATGCCTCAAAGGCCATTCAGTACGCGGAAGAACTCAGGGGGCTGAAGCTTGAAGAGGGATTTTTAAAGTACCTCGAAAAGGCCCCGAGCAATGTATACAAAAACGCGGTAGTCCCTTACGGGATGTTCGTGAAAAACGCAAAGAGCGACCTCCTCCGCGTAGGCGCACACTACAGCATATCGTCCATATTTGAAGAGTACCCCGAAAAGATGAAGATATACTGCTATACCACAAAGAGCGAGGTCTACAACAAGAGAGAGGCCGGGAAGTTAAAGCTCGCAACAGGCAAGGCGAATATCAGCTCTGATGTGACCTGGGATGAAATGACCATCAGCTTTGCGGTGCTGCACCTCGGAGACCATAACATCAACGCAGGGGTCAAAGAGTTCAGCCGGGCTGAAGACTTCGCGGTCATGCAGGCCGAGATAACGGAGGCGTTTGAAAAGGGTGATATCCCTGAGCTGATAAGGCATATGGACAAACACTTTGACGGCAATATATTTTCTCTCTGGCATCTGTTCAGGGATGAGCAGAAGAAGGTCCTCGACCAGGTGCTTCACCAGACATATGAGGGGGTCGAGGCCTCCTACCGCCATATTTACGAAGACAATTCCACCATAATGAATTTCTACCAGAGCCTCCTGCACAGGATACCCCGTCCTTTTCTTTCAGCGGCTGAATACATAATTAATACTGACATGAAGAGGATCTTTGAAAAAGAGGACCTCAATATAGATGAACTGAAAAAATTGATGGACGAGATCAAGCGATGGTCCATCCCTCTTGACACAACCACAATAGGGTTTGTTGCAAGCTCGTGGATAACATCGGTCATGGAAAGGCTCAGCCAACAGCATGAAGACGTCAGTCTTTTTGAAAAGATAGATACTGCCCTCGAGCTCCTGAAACCGCTTTCTCTTCCGCTGAATCTCTGGAAGGCGCAGAACATCTACTTTTCAATCGGGAGAAACCATCTTGATAAAATGAAGGAATGGGCCGCAAAGGGAGACAGTCTCGGCAGGAAATGGGTTGAAGGCTTTTCAAAATTGGGTTATTATTTGCATGTGAAGATTTAA
- a CDS encoding U32 family peptidase, whose translation MKLPELLAPAGNYEKLITALHYGADAVYMGLSEFSLRAKADNFNLGELEKAAHLVRSKGKRFYITINIFPHNRDIPCMKEHLRSLAEMKPDALIISDIGAFDMANEIIPDVPVHISTQANITNYRSAKVWEKLGAKRLVLSRELTIDEIKDIREKVSIELECFVHGAICISYSGRCYISSFLANRPANLGECTNSCRWNYTLMEETRQGQYFPVYENDRGTYVMSSRDLCMIEHLDKLSDAGVNSFKIEGRMKGINYAAGVVKTYREAVDSLKVRPYKVRETWLKELSIFSSRGYTTGMFLGRQPDNSYTHDDEVYKMSHELVGVVKSIRNGKAVVALRSSLRAGDYIEFLSSGLEHKTFEVQQLFDLEEDRIDSAKNEEQVLLPIQPGVREHDLIRRPLKPSIL comes from the coding sequence ATGAAATTACCCGAACTTCTCGCCCCTGCCGGGAATTATGAAAAACTGATCACCGCGCTTCATTACGGCGCTGACGCCGTGTATATGGGGTTGTCAGAATTCAGTCTCAGGGCCAAGGCGGACAATTTTAATTTAGGGGAGCTTGAAAAGGCCGCTCACCTTGTTCGTTCAAAAGGCAAAAGGTTTTACATTACCATAAATATTTTTCCCCACAACAGGGACATCCCTTGTATGAAAGAACACCTGAGGTCGCTTGCGGAAATGAAACCTGACGCACTCATAATTTCAGACATCGGCGCGTTTGACATGGCAAATGAAATCATTCCCGATGTCCCGGTCCACATCAGCACGCAGGCGAATATTACAAATTACCGTTCGGCAAAGGTTTGGGAAAAACTGGGCGCTAAAAGGCTCGTGCTTTCAAGAGAGCTCACCATTGATGAGATCAAAGATATCCGTGAAAAAGTGTCGATTGAGCTGGAATGCTTTGTCCACGGCGCAATCTGCATTTCATACTCCGGCAGATGCTACATCAGCAGTTTCCTTGCCAACAGACCGGCAAACCTCGGAGAATGCACTAACTCGTGCAGATGGAATTATACATTGATGGAAGAGACAAGGCAGGGACAATATTTCCCGGTGTATGAGAATGACCGCGGAACATATGTCATGAGCTCACGGGACCTGTGCATGATCGAACACCTCGATAAACTTTCAGACGCAGGGGTGAACAGCTTCAAAATCGAAGGAAGAATGAAAGGCATCAATTACGCTGCCGGTGTTGTTAAGACATACAGAGAGGCGGTTGACAGCCTGAAAGTCAGGCCGTACAAAGTCAGGGAGACGTGGCTTAAGGAGCTTTCAATATTTTCAAGCAGGGGCTACACTACGGGTATGTTTTTGGGCAGGCAGCCGGACAACAGTTACACTCACGATGATGAAGTTTACAAGATGAGCCATGAGCTTGTAGGGGTCGTCAAGTCAATCAGAAACGGCAAGGCAGTAGTCGCCCTCAGGAGCAGTCTGAGGGCCGGAGACTATATTGAATTCCTTTCAAGCGGCCTGGAGCATAAGACTTTTGAAGTGCAGCAGCTTTTTGATTTGGAAGAAGACAGGATTGACTCGGCAAAAAATGAGGAGCAGGTGCTGTTACCTATCCAGCCGGGGGTGAGAGAACATGATTTGATTCGCCGTCCGCTTAAACCCTCTATCCTGTAG
- a CDS encoding DUF4215 domain-containing protein: protein MLKLKSTKEVARVFAIVVVLLSIFSHGVLAAIPKTINYQGFLTETDGTPVNNAAVQMRFSLHDSLNGGAELWNETQTINVQNGIYNVVLGTAAPFPVSLDFSAQYYLEVAVFNTNAFEPLSPRQPLTSVPYALRAASADIAVSVSGSAIAGGSITPDKLASICSEGQALVMTANGWVCGKIISQVCSPGDFINCYSGPDGTMNVGICKSGIRRCNAAGTGFGECTGQTLPSAEICDDIDNDCSGVVDDVPGSPVWYPDNDNDGYGDQSAGVMKCTQPSGYIETGNDCNDSLASVHPGAGEICDNMDNDCDGKTDESCVYTACAAQELDVLNNCVTNCGSNFVCQQMCLSSATPACGNAFMSLYMCSIGEGCNMDPNCMMASCPNQWINIYGSMCDNGETKVCGSNIGACRQGAETCVNSVWDHICTGEIAPVAEICGDGIDNDCNGTTDDQWVCSDNDGDGFIGRDDCNDGDPAINPSAVEVCDGIDNNCDGQTDEGVTTQYFIDRDGDGYGDPYMSIDACSPPSFEYVPNSSDCDDSRSDIHPGTDEVCDGNDNNCNGQIDDNCYSCGNGICEADKGETLAKCAFDCPVCGDGTLQPSEQCEDGNTNNNDGCSSNCMNEYCGDGIVQLNEECDDGGTMNNDGCNYICMREYCGDGIQQPGIGEVCDDGNAVNGDGCNTLCQLDCINNSTMLCGSSNVGECRQGTQTCIDGIWSQCIGEIGPSAEICDGLDNDCDGKTDEDCVPSDGAACNDGDACTTGETYVSGVCQGGTPVNCDDGNECTSDSCDPASGCIHYNSAAGTACSGGVCDGSGSCVVLSCGDGVKNGNETDIDCGGFCPNKCVDGKMCSASPDCASGVCHYTGFCLAPTCMDMVKNGSETDIDCGGGVCSKCSIGEDCNSNSDCSSGICANNICGQ from the coding sequence ATGCTGAAACTGAAATCCACGAAAGAGGTTGCGAGAGTTTTTGCAATTGTAGTAGTGTTGTTAAGTATTTTTTCGCATGGTGTGCTGGCAGCAATTCCGAAGACCATCAACTATCAGGGATTCCTGACGGAGACGGACGGCACTCCGGTCAACAATGCAGCGGTGCAGATGCGGTTTTCTCTGCATGACTCGCTTAACGGGGGGGCCGAGTTATGGAATGAAACTCAAACGATAAATGTACAGAATGGGATATACAATGTTGTCCTTGGTACAGCAGCGCCATTCCCTGTGTCACTCGATTTCAGTGCGCAGTATTATCTTGAAGTGGCTGTATTTAACACAAACGCTTTTGAACCCCTTTCGCCAAGACAGCCGTTGACCAGCGTGCCGTATGCATTGAGGGCCGCAAGCGCGGATATAGCAGTCAGTGTTTCCGGCAGCGCTATCGCAGGAGGATCGATCACTCCTGACAAACTTGCAAGCATTTGTAGTGAAGGGCAAGCTCTGGTGATGACTGCAAACGGCTGGGTATGCGGAAAGATAATTTCTCAGGTTTGTTCCCCCGGAGATTTTATCAACTGTTATAGCGGGCCGGACGGGACTATGAATGTTGGTATCTGCAAATCAGGTATTCGCAGATGCAACGCTGCAGGCACCGGGTTCGGAGAGTGTACAGGGCAGACACTACCTTCTGCTGAAATTTGCGACGACATTGACAACGACTGTAGCGGAGTTGTTGATGATGTCCCTGGTTCGCCGGTATGGTATCCGGACAATGACAATGACGGTTACGGGGACCAGTCAGCGGGAGTGATGAAATGTACTCAGCCTTCGGGATACATAGAAACAGGAAATGACTGTAATGACAGCCTGGCCTCAGTACATCCTGGAGCAGGAGAAATTTGCGACAACATGGACAATGACTGTGACGGCAAAACGGATGAGAGCTGTGTCTACACTGCCTGCGCTGCTCAGGAACTGGACGTGCTCAACAATTGCGTCACAAACTGCGGAAGCAATTTTGTATGTCAGCAGATGTGTCTGTCTTCAGCGACTCCGGCTTGCGGGAACGCGTTCATGAGTCTTTACATGTGTTCCATAGGTGAGGGGTGTAATATGGACCCGAATTGCATGATGGCCAGCTGCCCCAATCAATGGATAAATATTTACGGATCAATGTGTGATAACGGGGAGACAAAGGTTTGCGGGTCGAACATAGGCGCTTGCCGTCAGGGCGCTGAGACCTGCGTCAACAGCGTATGGGACCATATATGCACCGGTGAGATCGCGCCTGTTGCGGAAATATGCGGAGACGGTATTGATAATGACTGCAACGGTACAACTGACGATCAATGGGTTTGCAGTGATAACGATGGTGACGGTTTTATTGGTAGAGACGATTGCAATGATGGCGATCCGGCCATTAATCCGTCTGCAGTGGAGGTATGCGACGGTATTGATAACAACTGTGACGGGCAGACAGATGAGGGTGTGACGACTCAATACTTCATCGATCGCGATGGAGATGGTTACGGGGACCCTTACATGAGTATTGATGCCTGTTCTCCGCCGTCGTTTGAATACGTACCCAATTCAAGCGACTGTGATGATTCCCGAAGTGATATTCATCCCGGCACTGATGAAGTATGCGACGGGAACGACAATAATTGCAACGGGCAGATTGACGACAACTGCTATTCATGCGGTAACGGCATTTGTGAAGCGGATAAAGGAGAAACTCTTGCCAAATGCGCGTTCGATTGTCCTGTTTGCGGCGACGGCACATTGCAGCCCTCAGAGCAGTGTGAGGACGGCAATACGAACAACAACGATGGCTGCAGCTCAAACTGCATGAATGAATATTGCGGCGACGGCATTGTTCAGTTGAATGAAGAATGTGATGACGGCGGCACTATGAACAATGACGGCTGCAACTACATCTGCATGAGAGAGTACTGCGGCGACGGGATCCAGCAGCCCGGTATCGGTGAAGTTTGTGATGACGGCAATGCCGTCAATGGAGACGGGTGCAACACGCTGTGTCAGCTTGACTGCATTAACAATTCAACCATGCTGTGCGGGTCATCCAATGTGGGTGAGTGCAGACAGGGCACTCAGACATGTATTGACGGAATATGGAGTCAGTGCATTGGAGAGATCGGCCCCTCAGCAGAAATCTGCGACGGCCTTGATAATGACTGTGACGGCAAGACGGATGAAGATTGCGTCCCGTCTGATGGTGCGGCTTGCAATGACGGAGATGCGTGCACGACCGGCGAGACATACGTGTCGGGTGTCTGCCAGGGTGGGACTCCCGTGAATTGCGATGACGGCAATGAGTGTACAAGTGATTCCTGTGATCCCGCTTCGGGATGTATTCATTACAATTCTGCGGCAGGGACGGCATGTTCCGGCGGTGTATGCGACGGCAGCGGAAGCTGCGTTGTTTTATCATGTGGAGATGGGGTGAAGAACGGCAATGAAACTGATATTGACTGCGGAGGATTCTGCCCGAATAAATGCGTGGATGGAAAGATGTGCAGTGCCTCCCCGGACTGTGCGAGCGGCGTCTGCCATTATACCGGCTTCTGTTTAGCTCCCACCTGCATGGACATGGTAAAGAACGGCAGTGAGACGGACATTGATTGCGGAGGAGGCGTCTGCTCTAAATGCAGTATCGGCGAGGATTGTAATAGTAACTCTGATTGTTCAAGCGGTATATGCGCCAATAATATATGCGGACAGTAA
- a CDS encoding thrombospondin type 3 repeat-containing protein — protein sequence MIIINPSFDPNELFHREILAGVRCSNCAIDTDMDDVPDSNDNCPSISNADQTDTDGDNVGDACDNCRLDSNPDQRDSNYPEDDNLNKAGIQHYGDACDPDFDNNGFVNIIDFNEWRKWAGKTVQQGAPAYIDLDGNGTVWIQDFNIWRKFYGKAPGPGVGD from the coding sequence ATGATAATAATCAATCCCAGTTTTGACCCCAACGAGCTCTTCCACAGAGAAATACTTGCAGGCGTCAGATGCAGTAACTGCGCTATTGACACTGATATGGACGACGTGCCTGACTCAAACGACAACTGCCCCAGCATATCCAATGCAGACCAGACAGACACCGATGGCGACAATGTCGGCGACGCGTGCGACAATTGCAGGCTTGATTCAAACCCTGACCAGCGTGACAGCAATTATCCCGAAGATGACAATTTGAACAAAGCAGGCATTCAGCATTATGGAGATGCATGCGATCCTGATTTTGACAACAACGGATTTGTGAATATCATCGACTTCAACGAATGGCGCAAGTGGGCTGGCAAGACGGTCCAACAGGGAGCTCCTGCATATATTGATTTGGACGGCAACGGGACCGTATGGATACAGGACTTCAACATTTGGCGCAAATTTTACGGCAAAGCCCCGGGGCCGGGAGTTGGAGACTAA